One Streptococcus sp. zg-86 DNA window includes the following coding sequences:
- a CDS encoding sensor histidine kinase, whose protein sequence is MMSVSTLPWHLLLYLEWFIKLLFLQEISGLKLGFKRWLGYPLVYVLLFSITPFVAVIIDLLLSPFLLIVVLRSIAYRGSKSSLLFYGLFPFVVYELFNWLIGAYLQFLLGWNFETLLSSVWIQYLMLVLLQPFYWLLMRGLRIDFKQIQDALRQKKLRNVVLLLNTSMILYSLLIRIFTRITEVGVGNREIDMLRLDMRWHVVILYFFIFMGLLFYLNYTVKEWQEEELKQAKDSQLQAMNAYSHHIESLYKEIRSFRHDYTNLLVSLQESIKNRDIDLVESIYQTVIADSDKQFYESKYDVANLVNLQNDAMKSIVSSKLIAAQKQGIDVAVEIVEPIDIPRIEPIEMMTIVSIFLDNAIEAAAQAESPNLSLVYFEEQGMKILIIENSTKEERINTKEIYGYGTSSKGKDRGIGLANVKNILQHYPTVSLRTNSGNYRFSQEIRFGK, encoded by the coding sequence TTTAGAGTGGTTTATCAAGCTTCTCTTTTTACAGGAAATTAGCGGTTTAAAGCTGGGCTTTAAACGATGGTTAGGCTATCCTTTAGTGTATGTCCTATTATTTTCCATTACGCCTTTTGTTGCTGTGATTATAGATTTGCTGCTTTCCCCTTTTTTATTGATTGTCGTTTTACGAAGTATTGCTTATCGAGGGTCGAAGTCTAGCCTTCTCTTTTATGGACTGTTCCCCTTTGTTGTCTATGAATTATTTAATTGGCTGATTGGGGCTTATCTGCAGTTTCTCCTTGGTTGGAATTTTGAAACATTACTCTCTAGTGTGTGGATACAGTATCTCATGTTAGTCTTGTTGCAGCCTTTTTATTGGTTGTTGATGAGGGGATTACGCATTGATTTTAAGCAAATTCAAGACGCTTTACGGCAAAAAAAGTTGCGCAATGTCGTCTTATTATTGAATACTTCTATGATTCTCTATAGCTTACTGATTCGCATTTTCACACGGATTACCGAAGTAGGTGTCGGAAATAGGGAGATAGATATGTTGCGTTTGGATATGCGATGGCATGTGGTCATTCTTTACTTTTTTATCTTTATGGGGCTGCTCTTTTACTTAAATTATACGGTCAAGGAATGGCAAGAAGAGGAATTAAAGCAGGCAAAAGACAGCCAATTACAAGCCATGAATGCCTACAGTCACCATATCGAATCCCTGTATAAAGAAATTCGCAGCTTTCGCCATGACTATACCAATCTTTTAGTTAGTCTACAGGAGTCGATTAAAAATCGTGATATAGATCTGGTTGAATCAATTTATCAGACAGTCATTGCAGACTCAGACAAGCAATTTTATGAGAGCAAGTACGATGTCGCAAATCTGGTCAATCTCCAAAATGATGCGATGAAGAGTATTGTTTCTTCTAAACTCATTGCCGCACAAAAACAAGGAATTGATGTGGCAGTCGAAATTGTAGAACCAATTGATATTCCTCGGATAGAGCCGATTGAGATGATGACCATTGTCTCCATTTTTCTTGACAATGCCATCGAAGCCGCTGCTCAGGCAGAAAGTCCGAATTTGAGTCTTGTCTATTTTGAAGAGCAAGGGATGAAAATTCTTATCATTGAAAATAGCACCAAGGAAGAACGAATCAATACCAAAGAAATCTATGGTTATGGAACATCAAGCAAAGGAAAAGACAGGGGCATCGGTCTGGCTAATGTGAAAAATATTCTCCAGCACTATCCTACGGTTTCCCTCAGGACCAACAGCGGAAATTACAGGTTCTCCCAAGAAATAAGGTTTGGGAAATGA
- a CDS encoding amino acid transporter: MFQSIFNSIINRRDVKLFLSFSLLPLVIVFIMPYITLQSTEFTKSFLAFLHATLEAQYTILLPVLVFALVISSVFRDEIDSGILFLYKDISRSKIFHLKILGIMGIYGLYTLLSSGATLIAYYGFLVPKYDYGVALIPSNSASLQFNILGILGIILVNLITIAVVAMVSISSKAITAVLAGIFFNLFIMTAPLWIGLKYLAPIAYLTILAGKGFFPPFLAMTSLSLVYFAYFYSKGIKKFQKIEF; this comes from the coding sequence ATGTTTCAGTCTATTTTCAACTCCATCATCAATCGACGAGATGTCAAACTGTTCTTGTCGTTTAGTCTGCTACCACTCGTGATTGTTTTTATCATGCCCTATATCACCTTGCAAAGTACGGAATTTACCAAGAGTTTTCTAGCCTTTCTACACGCGACTTTGGAAGCCCAGTACACCATTTTGCTCCCAGTCTTGGTCTTTGCCCTTGTTATTTCTTCTGTTTTTCGTGATGAGATTGATTCAGGGATTCTCTTTCTCTACAAGGATATCAGTAGGAGTAAGATTTTTCATCTTAAAATTTTAGGAATTATGGGGATCTACGGTTTGTATACGCTACTCAGTAGCGGTGCTACCTTGATTGCTTACTATGGGTTTTTAGTGCCCAAGTATGACTATGGAGTAGCCCTGATTCCAAGTAACTCTGCTAGCCTACAATTCAACATTCTAGGGATTCTTGGCATCATTCTAGTGAACCTGATCACCATCGCAGTGGTTGCTATGGTATCGATCAGCTCAAAAGCTATTACTGCTGTTTTAGCTGGGATTTTCTTTAATCTTTTCATCATGACAGCCCCACTCTGGATTGGGCTCAAATATCTTGCTCCCATCGCTTATCTTACCATTCTAGCTGGGAAGGGCTTCTTCCCACCTTTTCTAGCGATGACTAGCTTGTCCCTTGTTTATTTTGCGTATTTTTATAGTAAGGGAATCAAGAAGTTCCAAAAAATTGAATTTTAG